A window from Nitrospiraceae bacterium encodes these proteins:
- a CDS encoding M28 family peptidase has translation MNTIKSNLVETVKFLSEKIGQRSYADIDKLNESADYIQGKFNSYGCKTKRHEFEYSGKKYYNISCDIEGRDSSKKDIIVIGAHYDTVIGTPGADDNASGVAGLLEIARLVSETPINRSVQFVAFSLEEPLASSFVRHLGSHLYAKKLKQEGFKIYGMISLEMIGYFSNKKNSQHYPLPFLKLFYPEKGNFISFVGNIKSKNFTKKIADNFKTSSSLPVETLNTMPIVPGVDFSDHKSFWDVGYHAFMITDTAFYRNKNYHKKGDTAETLNYDRMAEIVKGLYKALGML, from the coding sequence ATGAATACAATAAAGTCAAACCTTGTCGAGACAGTAAAGTTTCTCTCAGAAAAAATAGGCCAACGAAGCTATGCTGACATTGATAAGCTGAATGAGTCTGCTGATTATATCCAAGGAAAATTTAACTCTTACGGCTGCAAAACAAAAAGACACGAATTTGAATATTCAGGCAAAAAATATTACAACATCTCATGCGATATAGAAGGGAGAGACAGCAGTAAAAAGGATATTATTGTAATAGGCGCTCATTATGACACTGTTATAGGAACTCCGGGCGCTGATGACAATGCAAGCGGAGTTGCAGGATTACTGGAGATTGCAAGATTAGTTTCAGAGACCCCTATAAATCGTTCTGTGCAGTTCGTGGCTTTTTCACTTGAAGAGCCTTTAGCATCTTCTTTTGTTAGACATCTTGGAAGTCATCTCTATGCAAAAAAACTTAAACAAGAAGGCTTTAAGATATATGGCATGATCTCACTAGAAATGATAGGGTATTTTTCTAATAAAAAAAACAGCCAGCATTATCCATTGCCATTTTTAAAATTGTTTTATCCTGAAAAGGGAAATTTTATTTCATTTGTAGGAAATATCAAATCAAAAAATTTTACTAAAAAAATCGCAGACAATTTCAAAACCTCCTCTTCCCTTCCTGTTGAAACGCTTAACACTATGCCAATTGTACCAGGGGTGGATTTTTCAGATCACAAGAGTTTCTGGGATGTTGGCTACCATGCATTTATGATTACGGACACTGCATTTTACAGAAATAAAAATTATCACAAAAAGGGAGACACAGCTGAGACTCTTAATTATGATAGAATGGCTGAAATAGTAAAAGGACTTTATAAAGCTTTGGGGATGCTCTGA
- a CDS encoding replication-associated recombination protein A: MSLFDKNTGINDPLAYRMCPRTLDEYVGQEHIIGKDKLLRRAVEADRITSIILYGPPGTGKTALARVIANMTNARFEWLNAATVGLEDLRKVIKKARNEKMQGTRTILFLDEIHRFNKLQQDALLPDVEEGNITLIAATVENPFFYVNSALLSRSQIFELKPLTLENLLAVIKNALADKESGLGKLKISAEKGALEHIAKMSDGDARKALSALEIAVLTTSPNEKDEIMITTSIAEESIQKKAVVYDKKGDQHYDTISAFIKSMRGSDPDAAVYYLAKMLYAGEDPRFIARRVVICAAEDVGLKDPMALVLATSALKAIEFVGMPEARIPLAEAVIYIANAPKGNAAYTAIEEALKDVASEETSQVPDHLKSTSYSGAKKLGHGEGYKYPHDYPDGIVEQEYLKKKKKYYKP, from the coding sequence ATGAGCCTTTTTGACAAAAACACAGGAATTAATGACCCATTGGCATACAGAATGTGTCCGCGCACACTTGATGAATATGTCGGGCAAGAACATATCATCGGCAAAGACAAGTTATTGCGAAGGGCAGTGGAGGCTGACAGGATTACATCCATAATTCTTTATGGTCCGCCCGGGACCGGCAAGACCGCGCTTGCAAGAGTCATAGCAAATATGACCAATGCGAGATTCGAATGGCTGAATGCTGCAACTGTTGGGCTCGAGGATTTAAGAAAGGTCATAAAAAAAGCCAGGAATGAAAAAATGCAGGGAACGCGGACAATACTTTTTCTTGATGAGATACACAGGTTCAACAAACTCCAGCAGGATGCTTTGCTGCCTGATGTTGAAGAAGGCAATATTACATTGATCGCTGCAACTGTAGAAAACCCTTTTTTCTATGTTAATTCTGCCCTGCTTTCAAGAAGCCAGATATTTGAACTGAAACCTCTGACACTGGAAAATCTTCTGGCTGTGATAAAAAATGCGCTTGCGGACAAAGAAAGCGGGTTAGGCAAACTTAAAATATCTGCAGAAAAAGGCGCATTGGAACACATCGCAAAGATGTCGGACGGGGATGCACGAAAAGCGCTCTCTGCGCTTGAGATAGCAGTTTTAACAACATCTCCCAATGAAAAGGACGAAATAATGATCACAACGTCAATTGCAGAAGAATCAATCCAGAAAAAAGCAGTTGTCTATGACAAAAAAGGAGATCAGCATTATGACACAATCTCCGCATTCATAAAGAGCATGCGGGGATCTGATCCTGACGCTGCAGTGTATTATCTTGCAAAGATGTTATACGCAGGTGAAGATCCAAGGTTTATTGCAAGAAGAGTGGTTATATGCGCGGCAGAAGATGTTGGGTTAAAAGATCCAATGGCTCTTGTTCTTGCAACTTCTGCATTAAAGGCTATTGAGTTTGTTGGTATGCCTGAGGCGCGTATCCCTCTTGCAGAAGCTGTGATCTATATTGCAAATGCTCCGAAAGGAAATGCTGCATACACTGCAATAGAAGAAGCTCTCAAAGATGTTGCAAGTGAAGAAACTAGTCAGGTGCCGGATCATTTGAAAAGCACCAGTTATTCAGGAGCAAAAAAATTAGGGCATGGAGAAGGATACAAATATCCTCATGATTATCCAGACGGCATCGTTGAACAGGAATATCTAAAGAAAAAGAAAAAATATTACAAGCCTTAA
- a CDS encoding histidine triad nucleotide-binding protein — MDCIFCKIVDKKLPAKIIYEDDMVVAFEDVNPKAPVHTLVIPKKHISTPLDIKESDNGLIGHMFQIANKIARDKDIADSGFRLVMNCNKDSGQTVFHIHLHLLGGRHMTWPPG, encoded by the coding sequence ATGGATTGTATATTTTGCAAGATCGTGGACAAAAAGCTTCCCGCAAAAATAATCTATGAAGACGATATGGTGGTTGCTTTTGAAGATGTTAATCCTAAAGCGCCTGTACATACGCTTGTGATTCCGAAGAAACACATTTCCACTCCTCTTGATATTAAAGAATCAGATAATGGCTTGATTGGTCATATGTTCCAGATTGCAAACAAGATTGCAAGGGACAAAGACATTGCAGACAGCGGATTCAGGCTTGTGATGAATTGCAATAAAGATTCAGGACAGACAGTGTTTCATATTCATCTTCATCTGCTTGGCGGCCGTCACATGACCTGGCCTCCGGGATGA
- a CDS encoding PaaI family thioesterase: MQKMKIDDDHGCFVCGENNDYGLKLSFKNIDGKVVSEFTPSKTHQGYKDITHGGIITAVLDETMIQAAISKDIKPVTAEITVRFKAPLATGEKAVVEAEIRSKKPRFIEAYAKLYRKSDGSIIAEAFSKLIPSK, translated from the coding sequence ATGCAGAAGATGAAGATTGATGACGACCATGGTTGTTTTGTCTGCGGTGAAAATAATGATTACGGATTAAAGCTCTCTTTCAAAAATATCGACGGCAAAGTTGTCTCGGAATTTACTCCTTCAAAAACACATCAGGGATATAAAGACATAACGCACGGAGGAATAATAACAGCTGTTCTTGACGAGACGATGATTCAAGCGGCAATATCAAAAGACATAAAACCGGTGACTGCTGAGATAACTGTGCGGTTTAAAGCACCATTAGCAACAGGAGAGAAAGCGGTTGTTGAGGCAGAGATAAGAAGTAAGAAACCCAGGTTTATCGAAGCTTACGCAAAGCTCTACAGAAAATCTGACGGTTCAATCATTGCAGAGGCGTTTTCAAAACTGATCCCTTCGAAGTAA
- the cysS gene encoding cysteine--tRNA ligase, translating into MKIYNTLTGEKEEFIPLTKNKVNMYVCGVTVYDNCHIGHARSAIVFDVIQRYLRHKGFDVTFVRNFTDIDDKIINRAKKENIPWNEISKKYTEEFYKDMDALGIARADVEPKATEHIKEIIDIVNGLINKGFAYEKKGSVYFEVDKFSGYGKLSKRDKDDMMAGARVEIDETKKNPMDFALWKASKEGEPFWESPWGKGRPGWHIECSAMSLKHLGEGFDIHGGGADLIFPHHENEIAQSEAFTGKPFAKYWVHNGFITIDKEKMSKSLGNFFTIKEVLGKYDAEVVRFFLLSTHYRSPIEFSDKILKEAEISIDRYYTTLLRIKEFLGKPSAGDRSSAAAKSFEDLVNSFDEKFHSAMDDDFNTALALGHMFELIREVNIFLDKKPQDKKSSELIKKAKKALADAGKVLNIFSRTHDEWRNALMKSKEINLSEQDVIDMIQKRNEARQKKDWQASDIIRKELEEKGIILEDIKDGTSWRVKVG; encoded by the coding sequence ATGAAGATTTACAACACGCTTACAGGTGAAAAAGAAGAGTTCATCCCTCTGACAAAAAACAAGGTGAACATGTATGTCTGCGGCGTAACTGTTTATGACAACTGCCATATTGGACATGCACGAAGCGCCATTGTCTTTGATGTCATACAGAGATATCTCAGGCATAAAGGTTTTGATGTTACATTCGTAAGGAATTTCACTGATATAGACGATAAAATAATAAACAGGGCAAAGAAAGAAAATATTCCATGGAATGAGATCTCAAAAAAATATACCGAGGAATTTTATAAAGACATGGATGCGCTTGGCATTGCACGAGCCGATGTCGAACCAAAGGCTACAGAACATATAAAAGAGATAATCGATATTGTCAACGGCCTGATTAATAAGGGTTTTGCTTATGAAAAAAAAGGAAGTGTTTATTTTGAAGTAGACAAGTTTTCAGGATACGGGAAGCTTTCAAAGAGAGACAAGGACGACATGATGGCAGGGGCAAGGGTTGAGATTGACGAGACAAAGAAAAACCCTATGGATTTTGCTTTATGGAAGGCTTCAAAAGAAGGAGAACCTTTCTGGGAAAGCCCGTGGGGCAAAGGAAGACCGGGCTGGCACATTGAATGCTCTGCAATGTCATTGAAACATCTTGGAGAAGGCTTTGATATTCACGGCGGAGGAGCCGACCTTATATTCCCTCATCATGAAAATGAGATCGCACAATCAGAGGCATTTACAGGAAAGCCGTTTGCAAAATACTGGGTGCATAACGGTTTTATAACTATTGATAAAGAAAAAATGTCAAAGTCACTTGGAAATTTTTTTACCATCAAGGAAGTGCTCGGCAAATACGATGCAGAGGTTGTGAGGTTTTTTCTCTTGTCAACGCATTACAGAAGCCCTATAGAATTCTCAGACAAGATATTAAAAGAAGCCGAAATTTCGATAGACAGATACTATACGACTCTTTTAAGGATAAAGGAGTTCCTTGGGAAACCATCCGCTGGAGACAGATCTTCTGCAGCGGCAAAATCGTTTGAGGATCTTGTGAATTCATTTGATGAAAAGTTCCATTCTGCAATGGATGATGACTTTAATACTGCGCTTGCGCTAGGGCATATGTTTGAGTTAATAAGAGAAGTAAATATATTTTTGGATAAAAAACCTCAGGACAAAAAATCATCTGAACTTATTAAAAAAGCAAAAAAAGCGTTGGCTGATGCGGGGAAGGTTCTCAATATATTCAGCAGGACACATGATGAATGGCGCAATGCCCTGATGAAATCAAAAGAGATTAATTTGTCTGAACAGGATGTGATTGATATGATTCAAAAGCGCAATGAGGCGAGACAAAAAAAAGACTGGCAGGCATCTGACATAATAAGAAAAGAGCTCGAAGAAAAAGGCATAATTCTTGAAGATATAAAAGACGGCACAAGCTGGAGAGTCAAGGTTGGGTGA
- a CDS encoding PIN domain-containing protein, with translation MPANVILFKDYPSLLTKPLRLYCDANFLITLLFYHDNAANQTKITAKENDCFQFFNLIKQNNSELVTSVYGFSELMHFYFFWYGSDGMYQVVNNFIVQKKITLPSSVNSIHNKYKYFINNYPTEFLNAFNKISHRIAKAEEFLKQAGVKVLYPLPSPHLTNISMSIVEYAAILLDAFPKLESNDAMHLAIADYLNVPCLISLDEAYKDIDGFTILTYS, from the coding sequence ATGCCGGCTAATGTAATTTTATTCAAAGATTATCCTTCCTTACTCACAAAACCTCTTCGCCTTTACTGTGACGCTAATTTCCTCATAACGCTGCTCTTTTATCATGATAACGCAGCAAACCAGACAAAAATAACAGCAAAAGAAAATGACTGCTTCCAGTTCTTCAATCTGATAAAACAGAACAATAGCGAGCTTGTGACTTCCGTTTATGGGTTCAGTGAATTGATGCATTTCTACTTCTTTTGGTATGGGTCTGATGGTATGTATCAAGTTGTTAATAATTTCATTGTTCAAAAGAAGATCACTTTGCCGAGTTCCGTCAATTCTATCCATAACAAGTATAAATATTTCATCAATAATTACCCGACTGAATTCCTAAATGCATTTAATAAGATTTCCCACAGAATAGCTAAAGCTGAAGAATTCCTGAAACAAGCAGGCGTGAAGGTTCTTTATCCGTTGCCCTCCCCTCATTTAACCAATATCAGCATGAGCATTGTTGAATACGCTGCAATCCTGCTGGATGCCTTTCCCAAGCTCGAATCTAATGATGCAATGCATCTTGCTATTGCTGACTATTTGAATGTGCCCTGCCTGATTTCGCTGGATGAGGCATATAAAGATATAGACGGTTTTACGATATTGACATATTCTTAA
- the mnmA gene encoding tRNA 2-thiouridine(34) synthase MnmA, with product MPKVIVGMSGGVDSSIAAYLLKKHGLEVEGLSFQLWDPQVRADLKSCCSLQSIEDAAKTASAIGVPHRSLDARSDFIEKVIKPFAEGYTKGITPNPCILCNMHIKFPILLKEAEERGAEFIATGHYSWIERDDDGEVFLKKGTDTRKDQSYFLYGLKKPEMQRLILPLGNFKKEDTRKLATDLKLPAAQKAESQEICFIEERNYFEFINKIHPLANKPGDIIHIKGKKVMGKHNGICHYTIGQRKGLGVSSLEPLYVTKIDGLKNIVYVGPQEAAEIREFEVDDLNWLMQKPSGIFHATVKIRSMMKDEPATISPVKKQEKLRVKFDRLQWAPAPGQSAVFYHEDKIIGGGIIQPF from the coding sequence ATGCCAAAGGTAATTGTCGGAATGAGCGGAGGGGTTGACTCCTCCATTGCAGCATACCTCCTTAAAAAACACGGGCTTGAGGTTGAAGGGTTGAGCTTCCAACTATGGGATCCGCAAGTAAGAGCTGACTTGAAATCATGCTGTTCATTGCAGTCTATAGAAGATGCAGCAAAAACAGCATCAGCAATCGGGGTACCTCATAGGTCGCTCGATGCAAGGTCTGATTTTATAGAAAAAGTCATAAAACCCTTTGCTGAGGGTTACACAAAAGGAATAACACCAAATCCATGCATACTATGCAATATGCATATAAAGTTTCCTATTCTGCTTAAAGAGGCTGAGGAGAGAGGAGCAGAATTCATAGCAACAGGCCACTATTCATGGATCGAGAGAGATGATGACGGAGAAGTTTTTTTAAAAAAAGGCACAGACACAAGAAAAGACCAATCATATTTCCTCTATGGACTAAAAAAACCAGAAATGCAAAGACTCATTCTGCCCCTTGGCAATTTCAAAAAAGAAGATACAAGGAAACTCGCAACAGACCTTAAACTGCCGGCAGCACAGAAAGCAGAGAGTCAGGAAATCTGTTTTATAGAAGAACGAAATTATTTTGAATTTATAAATAAAATTCATCCTCTTGCTAACAAACCCGGAGATATAATTCACATAAAAGGCAAAAAGGTCATGGGAAAACATAACGGCATATGTCATTACACAATAGGCCAGAGAAAAGGATTGGGAGTTTCTTCATTAGAACCATTATATGTAACAAAGATCGACGGCTTGAAAAACATCGTTTATGTCGGACCTCAGGAGGCAGCAGAGATCAGGGAATTCGAGGTTGATGATCTAAACTGGCTTATGCAAAAACCTTCAGGAATCTTTCATGCAACAGTTAAGATCCGATCTATGATGAAAGATGAACCGGCAACAATATCTCCTGTGAAAAAACAGGAAAAACTAAGAGTTAAATTTGATAGACTTCAGTGGGCGCCTGCACCTGGACAATCAGCAGTTTTCTACCATGAAGATAAAATAATCGGCGGCGGAATAATTCAGCCCTTCTAA